In a genomic window of Tissierella sp. Yu-01:
- a CDS encoding QueT transporter family protein, translating to MKTNKLVRGAVVAAIYAILTLTLPAYGALQFRLSEIMTLLAYFDPFYVVPLTIGCAIANIASPFGIVDVIFGSLASFLALTAMSKTKNIFLASIWPAFFSFIIGLEIMFLSTEPVNFFLITGQIMLSEFVVVTIIGIPVIKYVMRNEYVERLVTEF from the coding sequence ATGAAGACTAACAAACTTGTAAGAGGAGCAGTAGTTGCTGCTATTTATGCAATACTAACTTTAACACTACCAGCATATGGTGCTTTACAATTTAGATTATCTGAAATAATGACTTTGTTAGCATATTTCGATCCATTTTATGTAGTACCATTGACAATAGGCTGTGCTATAGCAAATATAGCTAGTCCATTTGGTATTGTGGATGTAATCTTTGGTAGTTTAGCTAGCTTTTTAGCTTTAACTGCTATGAGCAAGACTAAAAACATTTTCTTAGCAAGTATATGGCCAGCATTTTTCAGCTTTATAATAGGACTTGAAATAATGTTTTTATCAACAGAACCAGTTAACTTCTTTTTAATTACAGGACAAATTATGCTTTCAGAGTTTGTAGTTGTAACAATTATAGGCATACCAGTGATTAAGTATGTGATGAGAAATGAATATGTTGAGAGGTTGGTTACGGAGTTTTAG
- a CDS encoding radical SAM protein: MIRYSRILEKNPREIVLLKSRPCTWGRCFFCDYIEDNCKDELAMIEFNREVLKNITGEFKKLEIINSASVFELPKESLQDIKDIVLEKGISEIYFESYYSYHNRLQEIRDYFLGINVKFKCGIETFDDEFRNKYLKKGVIFNSPEEVAGYFDTICLLVGIKGQTKEMISNDIDILLKYFERGCINIFVNNTTPVKADPELIAWFRDEYSCLDKMENIEVLWNNTDFGVGESDED, from the coding sequence ATGATAAGATACAGTAGGATTTTAGAAAAAAATCCACGTGAAATTGTATTATTAAAATCGCGCCCATGCACATGGGGGCGATGTTTTTTTTGCGATTATATCGAAGATAATTGCAAGGACGAATTAGCCATGATTGAATTTAATAGAGAAGTATTGAAGAACATCACCGGTGAATTTAAGAAATTGGAGATTATAAACTCTGCAAGTGTATTTGAATTACCCAAGGAAAGCTTACAAGATATAAAAGACATAGTACTAGAAAAAGGAATAAGTGAGATTTATTTTGAAAGCTATTATAGCTATCACAATAGGCTTCAGGAAATAAGAGACTATTTTCTAGGTATCAATGTGAAATTTAAATGTGGTATTGAAACCTTTGACGATGAATTTAGAAATAAGTATTTAAAAAAGGGTGTTATTTTCAATAGCCCCGAAGAAGTAGCAGGCTATTTCGATACTATTTGTCTATTGGTTGGAATCAAAGGGCAAACTAAGGAAATGATTTCTAATGATATTGATATTTTGCTAAAGTATTTTGAACGTGGCTGCATTAATATCTTTGTCAACAATACTACACCTGTGAAGGCTGATCCAGAGCTTATAGCTTGGTTTAGAGATGAGTATTCTTGCCTTGATAAAATGGAAAACATTGAAGTACTATGGAATAATACTGACTTTGGGGTAGGTGAAAGCGATGAAGACTAA
- a CDS encoding transglutaminase domain-containing protein, whose amino-acid sequence MTIIKDYIKRILMIIAIFSVILIVSFITLAIIITPDINLSEDYDEAVSIYNNGNYDRAIVLFEELGDYGDSDELLKDSIYKKSNNYALRNDWVAAIDAISQIVDYKDSENLLNEYNYNYALEKIENKEWQVAIELLEGSDKDVKALINQCKYELALEEYHKNNWETATGLFAEIKDYKDSELLIYQCGINKVLGIEPIFPEEYILPDMPVSISDFEDVITYMAVSNIMEYDIIYKGTFSMDYFSSTLSDNVFDAFQHISNLYIENFSHIKAINVLYKIDGTESTFTIKLESDYIDEYKTEDYYKKFRLEAYKVINDLIEEGQLTSHMSDKEKAKVLYEWVAYNLEYDTKENLQSFNGYGAITTKKAVCQGYTALYNLLCKIVGIDVIGVANIDHIWTLANLEGELLYIDTTWGDPVPDEKNYCNMEYFAVDEETFSKSHKWDKEAYYSQIQELQSK is encoded by the coding sequence GTGACAATTATCAAGGATTATATAAAGAGAATTTTAATGATAATAGCAATTTTTTCTGTTATATTGATTGTAAGTTTTATCACACTTGCTATTATAATTACACCAGATATCAATCTATCAGAGGATTATGATGAAGCAGTAAGTATATATAACAATGGAAATTATGATAGAGCTATAGTCTTATTTGAAGAATTAGGTGATTATGGGGATAGTGATGAACTACTAAAAGACAGTATTTATAAGAAATCTAATAACTATGCATTACGTAATGATTGGGTAGCAGCAATAGACGCCATATCCCAAATAGTAGATTATAAAGATAGTGAGAATCTATTAAATGAATATAATTACAACTATGCATTAGAAAAGATAGAGAATAAAGAGTGGCAAGTCGCTATAGAACTTTTAGAAGGGTCAGATAAGGATGTCAAGGCGCTAATTAATCAATGTAAATATGAACTAGCATTAGAAGAATATCATAAAAATAATTGGGAAACAGCTACAGGATTATTTGCGGAGATTAAGGATTATAAGGATAGTGAATTATTGATATATCAATGTGGTATCAATAAAGTTTTGGGTATAGAACCTATATTTCCAGAAGAATATATTTTGCCTGATATGCCAGTAAGTATCAGTGATTTTGAGGATGTAATAACATATATGGCTGTATCAAATATTATGGAATATGATATAATTTATAAAGGTACTTTTAGTATGGATTATTTTAGTAGTACATTATCTGATAATGTCTTTGACGCATTCCAACATATAAGTAATTTATATATAGAAAATTTTTCACACATTAAAGCTATTAATGTTCTATACAAGATTGATGGTACAGAATCTACATTTACAATTAAACTGGAATCAGATTATATAGATGAGTATAAAACAGAAGATTATTATAAGAAATTTAGATTAGAGGCTTATAAAGTGATAAATGACTTAATTGAAGAAGGACAACTAACTTCTCATATGTCCGATAAAGAAAAGGCAAAGGTACTTTATGAATGGGTTGCATATAATTTAGAATATGATACAAAGGAAAATCTTCAAAGTTTCAATGGATATGGTGCTATTACAACGAAAAAGGCAGTGTGCCAGGGGTATACAGCATTGTATAATCTCTTGTGTAAAATTGTAGGAATAGATGTAATAGGAGTTGCCAATATTGATCATATTTGGACTTTAGCTAATTTAGAAGGTGAATTATTATATATTGATACAACATGGGGAGATCCAGTACCAGATGAGAAGAACTATTGCAACATGGAGTATTTTGCAGTTGATGAAGAGACCTTCAGCAAGTCTCATAAATGGGACAAGGAAGCATATTATTCACAAATACAAGAGTTACAATCAAAATAA
- a CDS encoding CPBP family intramembrane glutamic endopeptidase: MRRNKLEIIILVTILLILMYIVDYHIQPGYLLKSIIKIMLFLIIPAIYSVYKKSIPIKNLFIIKSPKELLKSLALGFGIYIFIITCYFILKGFIDLDNIKSILDTNLSVNKDNFIYISLYISFINSLLEEVFFRGFIFFNLKKSMSSWITYSISAFTFSIYHVAILLNWFNPILFLVALIGLFIGGLLFNWLNHKNENIYNSWLVHMFANFAINTVGLIMYGII; the protein is encoded by the coding sequence ATGAGAAGAAATAAATTAGAAATTATTATATTAGTAACTATACTTCTTATTTTAATGTACATAGTTGACTATCATATACAACCTGGTTATCTACTTAAATCCATAATTAAGATTATGTTGTTCTTAATTATTCCAGCTATTTATTCAGTATATAAAAAGTCCATACCGATAAAGAACCTATTTATAATAAAGTCCCCAAAGGAACTACTAAAGTCTTTGGCTTTAGGTTTTGGAATTTATATTTTTATTATCACTTGTTACTTTATATTGAAGGGTTTTATTGATCTGGATAATATAAAATCCATATTGGATACAAATCTTAGTGTAAACAAGGATAATTTTATTTATATATCATTGTATATTTCATTTATAAATTCATTACTAGAGGAAGTTTTCTTTAGAGGCTTTATATTCTTTAATTTGAAAAAATCAATGTCTTCTTGGATTACTTACAGTATTAGTGCATTTACATTTTCAATCTATCATGTGGCAATATTATTAAATTGGTTCAATCCAATATTATTCTTAGTTGCACTAATTGGATTATTTATCGGAGGGTTATTATTTAATTGGCTTAACCATAAGAATGAGAACATATATAATTCATGGCTTGTTCACATGTTTGCAAACTTTGCAATAAATACAGTAGGTCTTATAATGTACGGAATTATATAA
- a CDS encoding AzlC family ABC transporter permease — protein sequence MDMELKTKIKEGTIAALPVVLGYLPVAIAFGLLSKNSGISLGDTGMFSMFVYAGASQFMALDLINAGVSAGSIILATFLLNLRHMMMTASLSIKLKDVKKPLLPTIAYGVTDETFSVLSFNKEKLTVPFVLSVNILSNLSWVAGTFIGYLMGEIIPSSLQSSLSIGLYAMFAALLFPQFKTEKSTLYLSILTAIVYILIYSTNLFTSGWDIIIGIIISSALGVIIFNRNEEVKEN from the coding sequence ATGGACATGGAATTAAAAACAAAAATAAAAGAAGGAACAATAGCGGCTCTTCCGGTGGTTTTAGGATATTTGCCTGTAGCCATAGCCTTTGGTTTGTTATCAAAGAACTCTGGTATATCCCTTGGTGATACTGGTATGTTCTCAATGTTTGTTTATGCAGGTGCTAGTCAATTTATGGCCTTAGATTTAATAAATGCTGGTGTTAGTGCAGGTAGCATCATACTTGCCACATTTTTGCTTAATTTAAGACATATGATGATGACAGCATCCTTATCGATCAAATTAAAAGATGTGAAAAAGCCATTACTACCAACAATAGCTTATGGTGTAACCGATGAAACCTTCTCGGTCTTATCATTTAATAAGGAGAAATTAACCGTACCCTTTGTATTAAGTGTAAATATATTATCCAACTTATCCTGGGTTGCTGGTACTTTTATTGGTTACTTGATGGGCGAAATAATACCATCTTCTTTGCAATCAAGTCTTAGCATAGGTCTTTATGCAATGTTTGCAGCGCTTTTATTTCCTCAGTTTAAAACTGAGAAAAGCACATTATATTTATCAATTTTAACTGCTATAGTTTATATATTAATTTATTCAACTAACTTATTTACATCTGGTTGGGACATAATCATTGGAATAATTATTTCCTCAGCATTAGGTGTGATAATATTCAATAGAAATGAGGAGGTAAAGGAAAATTGA
- a CDS encoding AzlD domain-containing protein, with protein sequence MKSYLPLIIGMGLVTYIPRLAPLLFLTNKELNPKLKQFLQFIPYTSLSILIVRGVLTSTSDMLLPTFVGIALAGIVAYFKSNLVLSVLVAIAASFVVINI encoded by the coding sequence TTGAAAAGTTATTTACCTTTAATAATTGGCATGGGGCTTGTAACTTACATTCCAAGACTGGCACCATTGTTGTTTTTAACTAATAAAGAATTGAATCCAAAGCTAAAACAATTTTTACAGTTTATACCCTATACATCATTGAGCATATTAATAGTTAGAGGAGTATTGACTTCTACATCAGATATGTTACTTCCAACCTTTGTTGGAATAGCATTAGCAGGTATAGTTGCATATTTTAAATCCAATTTAGTATTATCAGTACTTGTGGCAATAGCTGCATCATTTGTTGTTATAAATATTTAA
- the wrbA gene encoding NAD(P)H:quinone oxidoreductase, producing MEKVNLAIIYYSAYGTNYQLAKWAEEGGKAAGVEVRVLKVEETLPEAVVNRDAGMKANADATKDIPIAGHDDLEWADAIIFSMPTRFGVMSTQMKNYIDRQGGLWAEGKLMNKVVSAMTSAQNTHGGQEATLHSFYVAMMHWGAIIAVPGFTDQSIFAAGGNPYGTSVTQGQDGKIVEDAEKVKAAIAHQVKRTVEIASWIKKGKQ from the coding sequence ATGGAAAAAGTTAATTTAGCAATAATATACTATAGTGCATATGGAACAAATTATCAGCTGGCTAAATGGGCTGAAGAAGGTGGGAAGGCTGCAGGGGTAGAAGTTAGAGTACTTAAAGTAGAAGAAACATTACCAGAAGCAGTGGTAAATAGAGATGCTGGAATGAAGGCTAATGCAGATGCTACTAAGGATATTCCAATAGCAGGTCATGATGATTTAGAATGGGCTGATGCCATAATATTTAGTATGCCTACGAGATTTGGTGTAATGTCAACCCAAATGAAGAATTATATCGATAGACAAGGTGGGTTATGGGCTGAGGGTAAATTGATGAATAAGGTAGTATCAGCCATGACTTCAGCACAGAATACACATGGTGGTCAGGAAGCAACCCTTCATTCTTTCTATGTAGCTATGATGCACTGGGGAGCAATAATAGCTGTACCTGGATTCACTGATCAATCCATATTTGCAGCTGGTGGAAATCCTTATGGTACATCAGTAACACAAGGACAGGATGGTAAAATAGTAGAAGATGCAGAAAAAGTAAAAGCAGCAATCGCACATCAGGTTAAACGTACAGTTGAAATAGCCTCCTGGATTAAAAAAGGAAAACAATAG
- a CDS encoding DUF4349 domain-containing protein has translation MKGSKRLVLFAISILLVLSVVVGCSSSIKSENSVGSAPTSDAAIPQEAPAEAAEDRDSSFGRGVSSPLEPEKIITTIYLSFETTEFDKTNEELSKLIEKYKGYIEFSNISYNHYYNNMSYRYGEFSIRVPRENITSFKTELNVIGNLTSESTNKQDVTKQYTDTESRLKVIETKEVRLLALLEKAEKIEDIIALENQLSEVIYEKENLKASLLTLDDKIDFSTVNINIQEVAKVTATENIDTTFGTKVKNAIADSLYFFTDTLQGLIIALIYLLPFLVIIAVVVFVGVRFYRKYKKDKLV, from the coding sequence ATGAAAGGGTCAAAGAGACTAGTATTATTCGCCATAAGTATATTACTTGTACTGTCAGTTGTAGTTGGTTGTAGTAGCTCCATCAAATCCGAAAATTCTGTAGGATCAGCACCTACTTCTGACGCAGCTATTCCACAAGAGGCTCCAGCTGAAGCAGCAGAGGACCGTGATTCAAGTTTTGGCAGAGGGGTATCCAGTCCATTAGAACCAGAAAAAATTATTACAACAATATACCTAAGCTTTGAAACAACTGAATTTGACAAGACAAATGAAGAATTAAGTAAACTTATTGAAAAGTACAAAGGATATATTGAATTCTCAAATATTTCTTATAATCATTATTACAATAATATGAGTTATAGATATGGTGAGTTTTCAATTAGAGTACCAAGAGAGAATATTACAAGCTTCAAGACAGAGCTTAATGTAATAGGAAACTTAACTAGTGAAAGTACAAATAAACAGGATGTAACTAAGCAATATACTGACACTGAATCTCGACTTAAGGTTATTGAAACTAAGGAAGTAAGACTTTTAGCCTTATTAGAAAAGGCTGAAAAGATAGAGGATATTATCGCCTTAGAAAACCAATTATCAGAAGTTATTTATGAAAAAGAAAATCTAAAGGCAAGCTTATTGACATTAGACGATAAAATAGATTTTAGTACTGTAAATATCAATATTCAGGAAGTAGCTAAAGTAACTGCTACAGAAAATATTGATACAACATTTGGCACAAAGGTTAAAAATGCAATAGCTGATTCACTATATTTCTTCACAGATACATTACAAGGATTGATCATAGCATTGATATATTTGCTACCATTCCTAGTTATAATTGCAGTTGTGGTGTTCGTAGGGGTTAGATTCTATAGAAAGTATAAGAAGGATAAGTTAGTGTAG
- a CDS encoding dipeptidase, whose amino-acid sequence MKRSLVYVTVIVIIIGFSITPVATKFKEMNALKLHIDSIVVDTHNDSMMKIVDEYTWLPVTDIRYETNNQIDIPKMRAGNLRIGFFAAYTSAYFGNPNKAMSRTLALLNALYWTEKNNSDIFSVTKTYTEIERAILDWKIAAVPSIEGAYAISKNNGVELLNQFYDLGVKAIGFTWNYSNELGEGAYGAYADALGTPSSGGLTELGEEIVKEMNRLGMIVDVSHLNTDTFWDVINTTKAPIIASHSGVYSLKPHERNLNDEQLKAVAENGGVVGMVLYRDFIKDMHNTYIKDFIDHIDYAVNLIGIDHVGLGSDFDGGEIPLDMKDASELYKITEELVKRGYSSEDIQKILGKNTLRVIKEVEQLADKQKISESINIASNLEMGEGVADRKPILTGKIEGSSIDSERFRIVLDGISYKPSFDEKSSTLSYRVEKELVERFHVVTFEAYDNDGGIKRETIIFHIK is encoded by the coding sequence TTGAAAAGATCCCTTGTTTATGTAACTGTAATTGTAATAATTATAGGATTCTCAATTACGCCAGTTGCTACTAAGTTTAAGGAGATGAATGCTTTGAAATTACATATTGATTCCATAGTAGTAGATACCCATAACGATTCCATGATGAAAATAGTAGACGAATATACTTGGCTTCCGGTAACTGATATTAGATATGAGACTAATAATCAGATAGATATACCTAAGATGAGGGCAGGAAACCTAAGGATTGGATTCTTTGCAGCTTATACATCAGCATATTTTGGCAATCCAAATAAGGCAATGAGCAGAACTCTAGCTCTACTAAATGCACTTTATTGGACTGAAAAAAATAATTCAGATATATTTAGTGTTACCAAAACCTATACAGAAATAGAAAGAGCAATTCTTGATTGGAAGATTGCTGCTGTTCCGTCCATAGAAGGTGCATATGCTATATCTAAGAATAATGGAGTTGAATTATTGAATCAGTTTTATGATCTTGGGGTAAAAGCCATAGGATTTACATGGAATTACTCAAATGAACTTGGGGAAGGTGCATATGGTGCTTATGCAGATGCGTTAGGAACTCCATCTTCTGGGGGTCTTACAGAATTAGGTGAAGAAATAGTAAAAGAGATGAATAGATTGGGAATGATAGTAGATGTATCTCACTTAAATACTGATACCTTTTGGGATGTAATAAACACTACTAAGGCTCCAATAATCGCGTCTCATTCAGGAGTTTATTCACTTAAACCCCATGAAAGAAATCTTAATGATGAACAATTAAAAGCTGTTGCAGAGAACGGCGGAGTAGTGGGGATGGTCCTTTATAGAGATTTTATTAAGGATATGCATAATACTTATATTAAGGACTTTATAGATCATATTGACTATGCCGTAAATCTAATAGGAATTGATCATGTAGGACTTGGCTCTGACTTTGACGGTGGAGAGATTCCTTTGGATATGAAGGATGCCTCAGAGCTTTATAAAATAACTGAAGAGCTGGTTAAAAGAGGATATAGTTCTGAAGATATACAAAAGATATTAGGAAAAAACACCTTAAGAGTAATAAAAGAAGTTGAACAATTAGCAGATAAACAAAAGATTTCAGAAAGTATAAATATAGCTTCCAATTTAGAAATGGGTGAAGGAGTAGCTGATAGGAAACCAATATTAACCGGAAAGATTGAAGGATCTAGCATAGATTCTGAAAGATTTAGAATTGTACTTGATGGTATATCCTATAAACCTAGCTTTGATGAGAAGTCATCCACATTATCATATAGGGTAGAAAAGGAATTGGTGGAGAGATTCCATGTAGTTACCTTTGAGGCTTACGATAATGATGGAGGGATTAAGAGGGAAACTATAATCTTCCACATTAAATAA
- a CDS encoding dicarboxylate/amino acid:cation symporter gives MKKIGLLPKLIIAIIIGILIGAMAPEWVVALLATFNGFFGEFLSFAIPLIIVGFVAPGIGDLGTGAGKLLAVTAGIAYVSQLIAGSFAYFTSMTLFPSFLKAGSLITDAANPEESLVGALFKVEMPPVFGVMTALLIAFTLGLGMAAIKGDTLKKAMHEFQEIIELLVSRIIIPLLPLHIMGIFANMTYAGQVVTILSVFSRVFVIVIALHLITLVLQFTVAGSFGKANPFRLLKNMIPAYLTALGTQSSAATIPVTLEQTKKNGVKDDIADFVIPLCATIHLSGSTITLVACSMAIMMLNGITPSFLEMLPFILMLGITMVAAPGVPGGAVMAALGILESMLGFSQPMLSLMIALYIAQDSFGTATNVTGDAAIAVMVNKINGNELKQ, from the coding sequence ATGAAAAAAATAGGATTATTACCTAAGCTAATTATAGCTATTATAATAGGTATACTAATCGGAGCAATGGCTCCAGAATGGGTAGTCGCATTACTAGCAACATTTAATGGATTTTTTGGTGAATTTTTATCATTTGCGATTCCATTAATAATTGTTGGATTCGTGGCGCCTGGTATAGGAGATTTAGGTACTGGAGCAGGAAAACTATTAGCAGTCACTGCGGGGATAGCATATGTATCACAGCTAATAGCTGGTTCTTTTGCATACTTTACATCCATGACTCTATTTCCATCCTTCTTAAAGGCAGGTAGTCTGATTACAGATGCAGCCAATCCAGAAGAGTCATTGGTTGGAGCTTTGTTTAAAGTAGAAATGCCACCAGTTTTTGGGGTAATGACAGCACTTTTGATTGCATTTACTTTAGGTCTTGGAATGGCAGCAATTAAAGGAGATACCTTAAAAAAGGCAATGCATGAATTCCAAGAGATTATAGAATTGTTAGTATCAAGAATAATTATTCCACTACTTCCATTACACATCATGGGTATTTTTGCAAATATGACCTATGCTGGTCAAGTAGTTACGATACTTTCTGTATTCTCAAGAGTATTCGTCATAGTTATAGCTCTTCATTTAATTACTTTAGTTTTACAATTTACAGTTGCAGGTTCCTTTGGTAAGGCAAATCCTTTTAGATTATTAAAAAATATGATACCTGCATATTTAACAGCACTTGGTACTCAATCATCAGCAGCAACCATACCTGTAACATTGGAGCAAACTAAGAAAAATGGCGTTAAGGATGATATAGCTGACTTCGTTATACCCCTATGCGCTACAATTCATCTTTCAGGAAGTACGATTACCTTAGTAGCATGTAGTATGGCAATTATGATGTTAAATGGAATAACTCCATCCTTCTTAGAGATGCTTCCATTTATACTAATGCTTGGTATTACAATGGTTGCAGCTCCTGGAGTTCCCGGAGGTGCAGTAATGGCGGCACTTGGGATATTAGAGTCTATGTTAGGATTCTCACAACCTATGCTATCTCTAATGATTGCATTATATATAGCGCAGGATAGTTTTGGTACTGCAACTAATGTAACTGGAGACGCAGCAATTGCAGTTATGGTAAATAAGATAAACGGAAATGAACTTAAACAATAA
- a CDS encoding V-type ATP synthase subunit I — MAIVKMSKFDLFAFDSDRENLLHELQKFKYVHFSNLDKDESLKEIGLKNVEVPEVVVALDEEISKVKYGIEELSKYHVKETGINAMKKGLETLSFEELELRASKVDYKNIYTQLKDLSDKKDSLIQDITKLNSSIGELNPWTKLNSPIRDLNKFENSEVLLGTIPKKLKQKIETELLDTKYTYLEILSEDKDNIYVFAITSKSEADVLREILRNNSFTSVKLAGEDEPSKEILKIQEQINNKQDEVKAYEDKIRQLSNTLTDLEVEYEYLMNKKLRLLASEKFMTTDSVNVIQGYIPTDMESDFVKSINLALPNKHYIEINEADRDDPEVPVLLQNSKFAQSFESLTGMYALPKYNEIDPTPFLAPFYLAFFGMMIADIGYGLIMLVGTLIALKLFNLTEGMRNSMRFFHYLSYSTIVWGGIYGSFLGGIVPLPGLINPSEQYNELLIISIAFGAIHLFYGLGLKAYLSIREGKLWDALFDVGFWYMALVGGALFLIAMVLGLPANIKNIGMVVMIIGMVGIVATGGRDAKSIPGKAAGGLYSLYGISSYVGDFVSYSRLMALGLSGGFIASAINMMVDMLFAKGILGIIGGIVVFLIGQAFNVFLSILSAYVHTIRLTYVEFFGKFYEGGGKGFNLFRNNTKYINLK; from the coding sequence ATGGCAATAGTTAAAATGAGTAAATTTGATCTGTTTGCCTTTGATTCAGATAGGGAAAATCTTCTCCATGAGCTTCAAAAATTCAAATATGTTCATTTTTCAAATCTTGATAAAGATGAATCCCTTAAAGAAATTGGTTTAAAGAATGTTGAGGTTCCTGAAGTAGTTGTAGCTTTAGATGAGGAAATATCAAAAGTAAAATATGGTATAGAAGAATTATCTAAATATCACGTAAAGGAAACTGGAATCAACGCTATGAAAAAAGGTCTTGAGACTTTAAGTTTTGAAGAGCTTGAATTAAGAGCCTCAAAGGTTGATTATAAGAATATTTATACTCAACTTAAAGACTTGAGTGACAAGAAAGATTCCCTAATTCAGGACATAACAAAGTTAAACTCATCTATTGGTGAATTAAACCCTTGGACTAAATTAAATAGTCCTATAAGAGATTTGAACAAATTTGAGAATAGTGAAGTGCTCTTGGGAACAATACCTAAAAAGCTTAAACAAAAAATTGAGACAGAGTTATTGGACACTAAGTATACTTATTTAGAGATTCTAAGCGAAGACAAGGATAATATCTATGTTTTTGCAATAACTTCAAAATCGGAAGCTGATGTCTTAAGAGAAATACTTAGAAATAATAGTTTTACCAGTGTTAAGCTCGCAGGTGAAGATGAACCTTCAAAGGAAATTTTAAAGATTCAAGAGCAGATTAATAATAAGCAAGATGAAGTAAAAGCATATGAAGACAAGATAAGGCAACTTTCTAATACACTAACAGACTTGGAAGTAGAGTATGAGTATCTTATGAATAAGAAATTGAGACTATTAGCTTCAGAAAAATTCATGACAACTGATAGCGTAAACGTTATTCAAGGGTATATACCAACAGATATGGAAAGTGACTTCGTTAAATCAATAAATTTAGCTCTCCCAAATAAACACTATATCGAAATCAATGAAGCTGATAGAGATGATCCAGAAGTTCCGGTGCTACTTCAAAACTCAAAATTTGCACAATCATTTGAGTCTCTAACTGGAATGTATGCTTTGCCTAAGTACAATGAAATAGACCCAACGCCATTCTTAGCGCCATTTTATCTTGCATTCTTTGGTATGATGATTGCAGATATAGGTTATGGATTGATAATGTTAGTAGGTACATTAATAGCCCTTAAGTTATTTAATTTAACAGAGGGTATGAGAAATTCTATGAGATTTTTCCACTACTTAAGCTATTCCACAATAGTTTGGGGTGGAATATATGGATCTTTCCTAGGCGGAATTGTCCCTTTACCAGGATTAATCAATCCATCAGAACAATATAATGAGCTGCTTATAATATCTATAGCATTTGGAGCAATACACCTGTTCTATGGATTAGGACTGAAAGCTTATTTAAGCATAAGAGAGGGTAAGTTGTGGGATGCATTATTTGATGTAGGATTCTGGTACATGGCATTAGTTGGCGGAGCACTATTTTTAATTGCAATGGTTTTAGGCTTACCTGCTAATATTAAGAATATTGGAATGGTAGTCATGATTATAGGTATGGTTGGTATAGTAGCAACTGGAGGAAGAGATGCTAAGAGTATTCCAGGTAAAGCTGCTGGTGGTCTTTATAGTCTATATGGAATATCAAGCTATGTAGGTGATTTTGTATCATATTCCAGACTAATGGCTTTAGGATTATCAGGTGGATTTATTGCTTCAGCCATAAATATGATGGTGGATATGTTGTTCGCAAAAGGCATATTAGGGATTATAGGTGGTATCGTAGTTTTCCTAATTGGTCAGGCGTTTAATGTGTTCTTAAGTATCCTAAGTGCTTATGTTCATACAATAAGACTTACCTATGTAGAATTCTTTGGTAAATTCTATGAAGGTGGAGGAAAAGGATTTAATTTATTTAGAAACAATACAAAATATATAAACCTAAAATAG